In the genome of Anabaena cylindrica PCC 7122, the window AACATATGTACGAAATAGTGTATAATCGCCATGCAACCAACTGGCAAAATTTCTAATCAGAAAAATGAATCAGCCTCTACTCACCAGCAGCATGGTAAAAGAGAAAGCCAGGGAGTTGGGTTTTCATAAAGTTGGGATTTCATCGGTAGATGGGCTAGATGCCATAGTGACGCAGCGGTTGCAGGCATGGATGGAATTGGGTTATCACGCTGATATGCAATGGATGGCTAATCCTAAGCGGGAGGATATTCGTTTAGTGATGCCAGAAGTGCGATCGCTTGTTTGTGTGGCGCTAAATTATTACACACCAGATCAACGCCCAGAAGGTGAAGAATATGGAAAAATTTCCCGTTATGGCTGGGGACGGGACTATCATAAAATTCTGCACAAAAAGCTCAAACAACTAGCGACCGGATTAGAATCATGGAGTGAAGGTGTAAAAGCCAGATATTACGCAGATACAGGCCCAGTGCAAGATAAAGTTTGGGCGCAAAAAGCGGGTATTGGTTGGATTGCCAAGAATGGGAACGTGATCACGCGAGACTATGGATCTTGGGTTTTTTTGGGAGAAATCTTAACTAATCTAGAACTTGAGAGCGATCGCCCAGCTACAGAACATTGTGGAACTTGTACCCGTTGTTTACAGGCTTGTCCCACCGGGGCAATTACTGAGCCATTTATAGTAGATGCCAATCGTTGCATAGCCTATCATACCATTGAAAACCGCGCCGATAACTTGCCAGAAACACTTACACCTCACTTACATGGCTGGGTTGCCGGTTGCGATATTTGTCAAGATGTATGTCCTTGGAATCAGCGTTTTGCTCAGGAAACAGATGTAACAGATTTTCAACCTTATCCTGGGAATTTAGCACCCAAGCTGGTAGAATTAGCGCAAATCTCAGAAGAGGAGTGGGATAAACAATTTCCAGCATCAGCCTTACGACGGATTAAACCAGAAATGTTACGACGGAACGCTCGTGCTAATCTTGACGCATTTAGGCTAAAGAATGACCCAGAAAGTAATAATATTTGACTTTGATGGAACGATTGCGGATACAGTAGATGCTCTTGTAACTATTGCCAATCGTTTAGCTTTAGAGTTTGGTTATATACAAATAACCCCCGATGAACTAGCTCTATTGAGAAATTTAACTTCTAGAGAAATTATTAGCTACTCAGGTATTTCCGTATTCAAAATTCCTTTTCTACTCAAAAAAGTCAAAGGAGAATTAAAAACCAAAATCAAAGAATTTCATCCTATACCCGGAATTCCAGAAGCCTTAATAGAACTCAAAAATGAAGGATATCAACTTGGAGTTATTACTTCTAATTCTCAAGAAAATGTAACTGAGTTTCTCAAATATAATGATTTAGATTATTTGTTTGATTTTATCCATTCAGGAGTAACAATTTTTGGGAAAACCACAATAATTAATAATGTTTTAAGACAGAGGCAAATTAAAACACAATCAGTTATTTACGTCGGTGATGAAACTAGAGATATCGAAGCTTCAAAAAAAGCGAATATCAAAGTGATTGCAGTCACATGGGGTTTTAATTCCGCAGAAGCATTAGCCAAAGAACATCCAAATTATTTAATTGATCATCCCAGTGAATTATTACAGGTGATCAAAAATAATGCTTAATAGAGCCGCCTTCCAGCTATACCGCAAGGGCTTTACATAATTTGTATATTTAATTAAAGTAGCTTAATAGTCCAAATCGAAAAAAGTCTTGATTTATAGGTTGGGTTGTTCGCATCAGCGTTGCGGATCAATGGAACGTATCCCTGCGGGACACTGCGTGAACACGTAGTGTGCCGGAGGCATAACCCAACAAATGCGTCGGGTTACGCTGTCGCTTAACCCAACCTACAAAAAATGGACAAGGTATTGTTCAAGCAACCTCTTAGGAACAGAGGAATTAAACTCTCAGAATTAACTAATAACTCAACCTAATAAAGATTGAGCATTAGCAAAAAATAAGTTTTTGATGTTAATGGAATTACTTTCTAGCGGCTTCACCTTTTTTGAAAGCTTGTTGTATTAAGTCATCACTAACACTAGTAACTGCCTCAGTCCTAGAAGCACCAATTTCCTTAGCCATTTCCACATAATCATCAGGATTACCTGTTGGCTGTGCTTCAGTTTTTGTTTCTTCTGATTCAGAAACTTCATATTTAGGCGCAGTGGCAGCTTCAGCAGCAATTTTTCCTTCACCTGTGCGGTCAATTTCACTGACGCTGAATTGCTGTGCAGCCGCGTAATCAGCTTCAAAATCTACCTTCGGTGCTTTTTCTTCACCATTAGCTATTTGTTCAGCTGCTAATTGTGCATCATGAGTGGGAGCTTGGTCGGGATTAGGCTGCACTTTATCAGACATAAATCAAACCTTAATTAATATTTGCATTGCTGGAGCTATGTTATCGAAATAATCCAATAAAATCTTGTTACTTAAGAGAGATAATACCCTCTATAAAAAGGTAGATAAAACCGAATTAGCTGATTACTAAATACCCTACTTTTGGAAGTAGATTATAAGTACACAAATTTGATAATTCTATAGGTCTTAACTGTTAAATTATGCTGGACATCAATTATGACTGCGAGTTACAATCAAACGATTTCTCATCAAGCTCAGAGCCAGAAAACTCAAAATTTAGTGGAAAGGTTTAACGCCTTAGATACCGATGCTAAATTAGCTTGGCTATATTTTGTTTATGA includes:
- the queG gene encoding tRNA epoxyqueuosine(34) reductase QueG gives rise to the protein MNQPLLTSSMVKEKARELGFHKVGISSVDGLDAIVTQRLQAWMELGYHADMQWMANPKREDIRLVMPEVRSLVCVALNYYTPDQRPEGEEYGKISRYGWGRDYHKILHKKLKQLATGLESWSEGVKARYYADTGPVQDKVWAQKAGIGWIAKNGNVITRDYGSWVFLGEILTNLELESDRPATEHCGTCTRCLQACPTGAITEPFIVDANRCIAYHTIENRADNLPETLTPHLHGWVAGCDICQDVCPWNQRFAQETDVTDFQPYPGNLAPKLVELAQISEEEWDKQFPASALRRIKPEMLRRNARANLDAFRLKNDPESNNI
- a CDS encoding HAD-IA family hydrolase, coding for MTQKVIIFDFDGTIADTVDALVTIANRLALEFGYIQITPDELALLRNLTSREIISYSGISVFKIPFLLKKVKGELKTKIKEFHPIPGIPEALIELKNEGYQLGVITSNSQENVTEFLKYNDLDYLFDFIHSGVTIFGKTTIINNVLRQRQIKTQSVIYVGDETRDIEASKKANIKVIAVTWGFNSAEALAKEHPNYLIDHPSELLQVIKNNA